One genomic window of Branchiostoma floridae strain S238N-H82 chromosome 4, Bfl_VNyyK, whole genome shotgun sequence includes the following:
- the LOC118413051 gene encoding zinc finger protein 84-like: MVDNRLSCPMFAEVDPDIVDMATADSMQGLDDVRRGAAGGSADSVLTWQGDRREESGEESGRRDKGVRVHRCEECSKQFSKLSNLKRHMRTHTGEKSYRCEECCRQFSQLSALKTHMRTHTGEKPYRCEECRRQFSRMGDLKSHMRTHSGQKPYKCEVCTRQFSELGALRTHMRTHTGKKPYRCEECSRQFSQLGHLTTHMRTHTGEKPYKCEECCRQFSVLSNLKTHMRAHTGEKPYRCEECSRQFSQLSVLKRHMQTHTEEKPYRCEDCSRQFNTLSSLKRHMRTHTKEKPYRCEECSRQFSQSGNLKTHMRTHTGEKMRAHTGEKPYRCEDCNRQFSEQDALKTHMRTHTAEKPYRCEECSRQFSRLDSLKTHMRAHTGEKPYRCEDCNRQFSEQDALKTHMRTHTAEKPYRCEECSKQFSQLGNLKTHMRTHTGEKPYRCEECSRQFNTLSSQKRHMRTHTGEKPYRCEECSRQFSELCVLKKHIRTHTGEKPYRCEECSKQFSQLSHLKTHMQTHTGEKPYRCEECSRQFSKLSNLETHMRTHTGEKPYRCEECSRQFSQLGNLKKHMETHHG, translated from the exons ATGGTTGATAATCGTTTGTCTTGTCCTATGTTTGCAGAAGTTGATCCAGATATTGTTGACATGGCAACAGCAGACAgcatgcagggtttggatgacgtcaggagaggagcagcagggggttctgccgacagtgttctcacctggcaaggagaCAGACGTGAGGAGTCTGGGGAGGAGTCCGGTAGGAGAGACAAAGGTGTGAGAGtgcacaggtgtgaggagtgcagcaagcagttcagtaagctgagtaatctgaagaggcacatgcgcactcacacaggggagaaatcctacaggtgtgaggagtgctgtaggcagttcagtcagctgagtgctctgaagactcacatgcggactcacacaggggagaaaccttacaggtgtgaggagtgcaggaGGCAGTTCAGTCGGATGGGTGATCTGAagtctcacatgcggactcacagtggacagaaaccttacaagtgtgaggtgTGTACcagacagttcagtgagctgggtgctCTGaggactcacatgcggactcacacagggaagaaaccctacagatgtgaggagtgcagcaggcagttcagtcagctgggtcatctgacgactcacatgaggactcacacaggggagaaaccctacaagtgtgaggagtgctgtaggcagttcagtgtgctaagtaatctgaagactcacatgcgggctcacacaggtgagaaaccctacaggtgtgaggagtgcagcaggcagttcagtcagctgagtgttttgaagaggcacatgcagactcacacagaggagaaaccctacaggtgtgaggattgcagcaggcagttcaataCACTTAGTAgtttgaagagacacatgcggactcatacaaaggagaaaccttacaggtgtgaggagtgtagcaggcagttcagtcagtcGGGCAATcttaagactcacatgcggactcacaccggagagaaa atgcgggctcatacaggggagaagccctacaggtgtgaggattgcaacaggcagttcagtgagcaggatgctctgaagactcacatgcggactcacactgcggagaaaccttacaggtgtgaggagtgcagcaggcagttcagtaggctggatagtctgaagactcacatgcgggctcatacaggggagaagccctacaggtgtgaggattgcaacaggcagttcagtgagcaggatgctctgaagactcacatgcggactcacactgcggagaaaccttacaggtgtgaggagtgcagcaagcagttcagtcagctgggtaatctgaagactcacatgcggactcacacaggtgagaaaccctataggtgtgaggaatgcagcaggcagttcaacacgctgagtagtcaaaagagacacatgcgcactcacacaggggagaaaccctacaggtgtgaggagtgcagcaggcagttcagtgaactTTGTGTGCTTAAGaaacacatacggactcacacaggggagaaaccctacaggtgtgaggagtgcagtaagcagttcagtcagctgagtcatCTCAAAactcacatgcagactcacacaggggagaaaccctataggtgtgaggagtgcagcaggcagttcagtaagctCAGTAATCTggagactcacatgcggactcacacgggagagaaaccctacagatgtgaggagtgcagcaggcagtttagtcagctgggcaATCTTAAGAAACACATGGAGACTCACCATGGATAA